A portion of the Cyanobacteria bacterium QS_8_64_29 genome contains these proteins:
- the rdgB gene encoding non-canonical purine NTP pyrophosphatase, RdgB/HAM1 family, producing MTELIVATGNPGKRDEMQAYLAQSGWRLQLKPEAVDPPETGMTFAENAALKAAHVARATGKWAIAEDSGLCVRALGARPGIYSARYGRSDHERIQRLLQELGDSDDRAAQFACAVAVAQPDGAITLQAQGSCWGKILTQPRGSGGFGYDPVFYVPQQGQTFAQMPPATKQQLSHRAQAFRTLLPQLAALPGTAHG from the coding sequence ATGACCGAGCTGATCGTGGCCACCGGCAACCCCGGCAAGCGGGACGAAATGCAAGCCTATTTGGCCCAGAGTGGGTGGCGCTTGCAGCTCAAACCTGAGGCGGTCGATCCCCCCGAGACCGGAATGACCTTCGCCGAGAACGCGGCCCTCAAGGCGGCGCACGTTGCTCGCGCCACGGGCAAATGGGCGATCGCCGAAGACTCGGGACTGTGCGTGCGGGCCTTGGGCGCTCGGCCCGGCATTTACTCGGCCCGCTACGGCCGCAGCGATCACGAGCGCATCCAACGGTTGCTGCAAGAGCTAGGCGACAGTGACGATCGGGCGGCCCAATTTGCCTGCGCGGTCGCAGTCGCCCAGCCTGATGGCGCGATCACGCTGCAAGCGCAAGGCAGCTGCTGGGGCAAGATCTTGACCCAGCCGCGCGGCAGCGGCGGCTTCGGCTACGATCCCGTTTTTTACGTCCCCCAGCAGGGGCAAACGTTTGCCCAGATGCCGCCAGCCACCAAGCAGCAGCTCAGCCATCGCGCGCAGGCATTTCGGACCCTGCTGCCGCAGCTAGCAGCGCTACCGGGGACAGCGCACGGCTGA
- a CDS encoding transcriptional regulator — MKKIEAIVRPFKLDEVKVALVNAGVVGMTVSEVRGFGRQKGQTERYRGSEYTVEFLQKLQIEIVVEDDQVDTVVDKIVNAARTGEIGDGKIFVSPIDQIVRIRTGEKNLEAV, encoded by the coding sequence TTGAAAAAAATTGAAGCGATCGTCCGGCCCTTCAAGTTGGACGAGGTCAAGGTTGCCCTAGTGAATGCCGGCGTTGTGGGCATGACCGTCTCTGAAGTCCGCGGGTTCGGACGTCAAAAAGGCCAAACCGAGCGCTATCGCGGTTCCGAATACACGGTCGAGTTTTTGCAAAAGCTCCAAATCGAAATTGTCGTTGAGGACGATCAAGTCGATACGGTCGTCGACAAAATTGTCAATGCTGCCCGGACTGGCGAGATTGGCGATGGCAAAATCTTTGTCTCGCCCATCGACCAAATCGTTCGCATTCGCACGGGCGAGAAAAACCTGGAAGCCGTTTGA